The Salinirubellus salinus genome segment GGCACGCCGGCGGAGATCAAGACGAACGACCGCGTTGTCGAGGCGTACCTCGGAGCCGACACCGACAGCGGAGGTGCGGCATGAGCGAGCCGCTCCTCGACGTCAGCGACGTCTCGGCCGGCTACGACGACATGCACGTCATCGAGGGCGCGGACCTCCGGGTCGACCCCGGCGAGTTCATCGCCATCGTCGGTCCCAACGGGGCGGGGAAGTCGACCCTGCTCCGGACCCTCGTCGGGGGGACGACGCTCTATCAGGGTACGGTCACGTACCGCGGTGACGACATCACCTGGACGCCTCGTCACGACATCATCGAGGACGGGATCGGCTACATCCCGCAGGACGAGGCCGTCTTCCCCGACCTCACCGTCTGGGAGAATCTACGGATGGGCGGCTACACCAGTCCCGACGGCTTCGAAGCGCGCCTCGCGGAGGTGTACGACCTGTTCCCCCGGCTCGAGGAGCGGGAGACGCAGCGTGCGGACAGTCTCTCTGGGGGGGAGAGTCGGATGCTCGCAGTCGCCCGGGCGTTGATGCCGGACCCCGAGCTGTTGCTGGTGGACGAACCCTCTGCAGGGCTGGCCCCGCAGATCGTCGAGCGGATGTTCGACAAGCTCGAGGAGATCCACGAGGACGGGACGTCGGTGCTACTCGTCGAGCAGAACGTCGACGCGGCGCTCGGCGCCGCCGACCGCATCTACACGCTCGAAGGGGGCGAGATAGACGACCGGGGGACCACCGACCAGTTCAGCGACTCGGACGCTGCCGAG includes the following:
- a CDS encoding ABC transporter ATP-binding protein, whose translation is MSEPLLDVSDVSAGYDDMHVIEGADLRVDPGEFIAIVGPNGAGKSTLLRTLVGGTTLYQGTVTYRGDDITWTPRHDIIEDGIGYIPQDEAVFPDLTVWENLRMGGYTSPDGFEARLAEVYDLFPRLEERETQRADSLSGGESRMLAVARALMPDPELLLVDEPSAGLAPQIVERMFDKLEEIHEDGTSVLLVEQNVDAALGAADRIYTLEGGEIDDRGTTDQFSDSDAAERLGW